The DNA window CTGGAGCAATCGGTCCGATTCAGGCCTGGATGGTCTGGTACATGATCTGTTCGCTGATGATCAGCCAGGTGATCAGAAAAGCGTTGAATATTGGGGGGATCTGATGCGGATCACCATCAGTGGTCCTCCTGGCAGCGGAACCACATCTCTCTCCAAGCATCTGGCAGCGGAACATAACCTGAAACTCATCTCTGCAGGGGAAGTCTTTCGGCAGCTCGCCAGGGAGAAGGGGATGGACCTCGCTGCGTTTGGGGAACTGGCAGAGAATGATCCATCGATAGATCTGATGATCGATGCCCGTCAGAAACAGATCGCAACAGAACAGGATGATATCATCGTTGAAGGGCGCCTCTCGGGGCGGATGGTAGAGCAGGCCGATCTCCGGATCTGGCTGAACGCTCCACTGACCTGCAGGGTAGGTCGGATCGCTTTTCGGGACAGTGTGACCTGTGAAGAGGAGGCGATGACGCTGACCCGAGAGCGGGAGGCCTCTGAGGCCAAACGCTATATGATGTATTATCAGATCGATATCAGCGATCTCTCCTCCTATCACCTGGTGCTGAACACCGAGCGGTGGTCGGTCGGCCAGCTCGGCCTGATCGTTAACTGTGCCATTGCCGCGGTCAGAGATTGATCGGATTGCTCTGGCGAAACAATTCCTTTTTTTA is part of the Methanosphaerula palustris E1-9c genome and encodes:
- the cmk gene encoding (d)CMP kinase; protein product: MRITISGPPGSGTTSLSKHLAAEHNLKLISAGEVFRQLAREKGMDLAAFGELAENDPSIDLMIDARQKQIATEQDDIIVEGRLSGRMVEQADLRIWLNAPLTCRVGRIAFRDSVTCEEEAMTLTREREASEAKRYMMYYQIDISDLSSYHLVLNTERWSVGQLGLIVNCAIAAVRD